Proteins encoded within one genomic window of Hyalangium minutum:
- a CDS encoding Ku protein, which produces MARPMWKGSVNFGLVNVPIRMYRAVSPRDVRFHQLHAKDKARIRERRICEAEGTEVPYDEIIKGYEISKGVYVTITPEELKALAPKGTYAIDIEDFVPSNDIHPLFYDAHYHLVPETNAARAYALLSQALESSGRIGVGRVVLRTKQYTCAVRPNGPGLMLSLMNSVDEVLPLEQIDGMPSHMPKVNARELATAEQLIESLSAPFDPEKYRDVYREQLEEVLKQKAGGVEIRPSPAAEPEYSAPANLMEALKKSLAAAKRTRDREEEATKPQRATRATRTSGTRRVRSQAAARTARSRKKKS; this is translated from the coding sequence ATGGCGCGCCCGATGTGGAAGGGCTCGGTCAACTTTGGTCTCGTGAACGTTCCGATCCGGATGTACCGGGCGGTCTCTCCGCGGGACGTGCGCTTCCATCAGCTCCACGCCAAGGACAAGGCACGCATCCGCGAGCGGCGCATCTGCGAAGCCGAGGGCACCGAGGTCCCCTACGACGAGATCATCAAAGGCTACGAGATCAGCAAGGGCGTCTACGTCACCATCACGCCCGAGGAGCTCAAGGCGCTGGCGCCCAAGGGCACCTACGCCATCGATATCGAGGACTTCGTTCCCTCGAATGACATCCACCCGCTCTTCTATGACGCCCACTATCACCTGGTGCCGGAGACGAACGCCGCGCGTGCGTACGCACTGCTGAGCCAGGCGCTGGAGAGCTCCGGGCGGATTGGCGTGGGGCGCGTGGTGCTGAGGACGAAGCAGTACACCTGCGCCGTGCGGCCCAACGGGCCGGGGTTGATGCTCTCGTTGATGAACAGCGTGGACGAGGTGCTTCCGCTGGAGCAGATCGACGGGATGCCCTCGCACATGCCCAAGGTGAACGCACGCGAGCTGGCCACGGCTGAGCAGCTCATCGAGTCGCTCAGTGCTCCGTTCGATCCCGAGAAGTACCGGGACGTCTACCGCGAGCAGCTCGAAGAGGTGCTGAAGCAGAAGGCGGGCGGCGTGGAGATCCGCCCGTCGCCTGCGGCCGAGCCGGAGTACAGCGCCCCGGCGAATCTGATGGAGGCCCTGAAGAAGAGCCTCGCGGCCGCGAAGCGCACGCGGGACCGGGAGGAGGAGGCCACCAAGCCCCAACGCGCCACCCGCGCCACGCGCACCTCGGGGACGCGCCGGGTCCGCTCACAGGCCGCGGCCCGCACGGCCCGGAGCCGCAAGAAGAAGTCCTGA